One Pseudodesulfovibrio cashew DNA window includes the following coding sequences:
- a CDS encoding tetratricopeptide repeat protein has translation MAWKLFSRKKSVGFKKNLKAARDAGGGETLPVQDTRAAIEELSQVVKNDPEAVEIYLALGNLYRSQGEIERAIQIRNSLIVRPGLDRQFKARALFELGRDFRRGGFLDRAEKAFEDARSFGQDPTAIHHEMARLAAERGAFEKAADSYGQLGLPLPQANSLVRLATDHFNEGRDSQGYRALRHAIRAYPGAIEAWLEQIVHAYQAGSLRKVADILKDALNRVEPGLRFVLLEGLVQAMIKAAREHSEGEIGPWANACSDADVAKTVLPVLETQEPDVLLLYYGAVFLLRVEDVEAAKEWLEKALVMEPGFWLARLELFDLSKENQTMTPFFEEQLAFFMGHARKVRRFYCRRCGLKRDQLFFNCPRCRSWHSIAFRTEFSQ, from the coding sequence ATGGCCTGGAAACTGTTCAGCCGCAAGAAGTCCGTCGGGTTCAAGAAGAACCTCAAGGCGGCACGGGATGCGGGAGGCGGTGAAACCCTCCCGGTTCAAGATACCCGTGCGGCCATTGAGGAGCTGAGCCAGGTCGTCAAGAACGACCCTGAAGCGGTTGAAATCTATCTTGCTTTGGGCAATCTGTACCGATCCCAGGGGGAGATCGAACGGGCCATTCAAATCAGAAACAGCCTTATTGTCAGGCCGGGCCTTGATCGTCAGTTCAAGGCCCGTGCCTTGTTTGAATTGGGACGCGATTTTCGGCGGGGAGGCTTTCTCGACCGGGCGGAAAAAGCCTTTGAGGACGCTCGCTCCTTCGGCCAGGATCCGACCGCGATTCATCATGAAATGGCCCGCTTGGCGGCCGAACGAGGGGCCTTTGAAAAGGCGGCGGACTCCTACGGACAGTTGGGACTCCCTCTCCCCCAGGCCAATAGCCTGGTACGACTGGCCACAGATCACTTCAACGAAGGCAGGGATTCTCAGGGCTACCGAGCGCTGAGGCATGCCATCCGGGCCTATCCCGGAGCAATTGAAGCGTGGCTTGAACAAATCGTGCACGCCTATCAGGCCGGAAGTCTCCGCAAGGTGGCTGACATTCTCAAGGACGCTTTGAACCGAGTTGAACCGGGGCTCCGTTTCGTACTTCTCGAAGGATTGGTTCAGGCCATGATCAAGGCAGCACGGGAGCACTCGGAAGGTGAGATTGGTCCTTGGGCCAATGCCTGTTCCGATGCGGACGTTGCCAAAACGGTACTCCCCGTTCTCGAAACCCAGGAACCGGATGTCCTTCTCCTGTATTATGGTGCAGTTTTTCTCCTGCGGGTTGAAGACGTGGAAGCAGCCAAGGAATGGCTGGAGAAGGCGCTGGTCATGGAGCCCGGCTTCTGGCTGGCCCGTCTGGAATTGTTTGATCTTTCCAAGGAAAACCAGACAATGACGCCCTTTTTCGAGGAGCAGCTCGCCTTTTTTATGGGCCATGCGCGTAAGGTACGCCGTTTCTACTGCCGCCGTTGCGGCTTAAAGCGCGATCAGCTCTTCTT
- a CDS encoding LapA family protein — MRFIKVLFLLFLFVFSILFFSQNNDVLLQALQLKLEIPYAMTLHSIPLPFGVLILAAFVAGSLLTMIYFAVDKVRGGAKLKECKTRMASLEQELNSLRNMPIGEDQPYGAAEEKKEEEEQ, encoded by the coding sequence ATGCGTTTTATCAAGGTTCTGTTTTTACTGTTTCTTTTCGTTTTTTCCATCCTGTTCTTCTCTCAGAACAATGATGTCCTGTTGCAGGCCCTGCAGTTAAAGCTGGAAATCCCCTACGCCATGACCCTGCACTCCATTCCCCTGCCCTTCGGTGTGCTCATTCTGGCGGCATTCGTGGCCGGTTCCCTGCTGACCATGATCTACTTCGCAGTGGACAAGGTCCGCGGCGGAGCCAAGCTCAAGGAATGCAAGACCCGCATGGCCAGCCTGGAGCAGGAGCTCAATTCCTTGCGTAACATGCCCATCGGCGAAGACCAACCCTACGGTGCCGCCGAAGAAAAGAAGGAAGAAGAGGAGCAATAG